The DNA region CGTTAAAACGAGATCTTATCTCGTTATAAGGAGATAATTAATCCGTAATAACAACATAATCATttcataataacgagatcttttctcgtaattacgagatctttccTCGGAATTACGAGATATTTTCCCGTAATTCcgacatacatatatttttttcctattctcctatcgtaaaaattgtcaatatttcttgtAGCTGCTTGGAGGAAAAGAGGTGTATCATTACCATGGAAAATTGAGTCAGAAGAATGCTAAGTCTGGTGGAACTTTTCTTTGGCACCAAGACTATGGGTAATGATTTCAAGATCCCTTTTTGGggtaatatgaatttttatacaaataGCTCATAATTTAGAGACCCAGCtaaatttttcacaatttttctccAAGCTTAAATGCCTCTTAACGCAATTTTTAGATATTGGTACAAAAATGGCTGCCTCTTTCCAGAAATGCTTACGTTTTTTATTGCCTTAGACAAATGTGATAAAGGCAACGGGTGCTTAAAGGTAATGAAATATAgtataattaaatgaaataaatcccGGGcaaatttctcattttttataaaaaatctgCAAATGTTTATGAGATCTGAAAGatgtatttattcataaaaggttTTGAAAGGCTCCCACAAATGTGGTCGCATCGAGCATAGCATTGTGGCTGGACAAACAGCAGCCGACATAGACAGAGTGAGAGAGCTTAAAAAGAAACTCGAGTTGATATATGTGGAGCTGGAGCCAGGTATTTTTGCTTCTAATAAACAATATTCGGCCCggtcaaaattgttaaaattgtaccAACAATTTCAGTATTACTGTTTCTTTTGTTTACCATTGTTATGTATCGTTCGATACTCACTACTTAATCTTTCACATCATGGTGTCTGACCGTGGGTCATCTCCTTTTCACTTGAATGGATGGTTGTTCGGTACATTTTTTGAGGTTCCATTGAGGCTTCAGAGAAATCTTCATGTAATAAACCTGATATTCGCTATTTGAACACATCGTTTGAAAAAgtttaactttatatatatatatatatatatatatatatatatatatatatatatatatatatatatatatatatatatatatatatatatatatatatatatatatgaatgtgaggaaaaaaatcacaacaccaaaataaactcaactagttTTAATATCAATCATCAAGAGTTTGACAAAATGTATCTTAGTTACAGAATACAGAAATttacaagaattaaaaaaaaagtatataaagaAACAAAGTTATCGgaattaaattattgatgatgctatcgaacccccccccccccggggagCTCCTCAATCCCGtgcaaaacaacaataaaaaatggaatatatTGACACTGGCACCCATAATCCCAGAAATACTACATGTAACATCGCCCTGATTGTTCACAGCGTTATTATCGACGCCTTGAAGACTGTTGAAACAATGGCTAAGAtatctgaaaaacaaaaatatatgaacAGCAAAACACAACCGAAGATTGTATCCAAATCCAAATGTATCCAAATCGAGTTCTGAAGAAAGATTGGAATTCTAAGTTACCAAATGCCAAGATTGACGATGTGGCACCTGCCCCTATAATAGACAAGGACATCATTTTAGTTTTGGTGGGAAACAGTTTTCCGTTAACAACAACATGTCATGTCAAACAAGAAATCTTTTGTATGTTATCTCGTGCTCAGGTTGCGGAGAACTATCTATTGGGGAAACGGCAAGTACCTTACGGTTCACAAACGGCACATTAACCAACCGGAACACTGCAAACTAAAAGTCAGTAAACACTTTGCCCTGTGCAGAaagaaatcatttattgttttttcgtTCTACAAAATGTACAATTCTAATACTGTTGAAAAGCGtgataaaaaaacccattttacAAGAACTTTTAAACCTATATTGAATAGCTTACTGTAACCTCTGAGTATTCTTAACGTTTTATTAATGATGTAAttgtgttatatttacatttgcaaatatgtttccttatatgaacctatagaataacCAAAACCttttcatgacgtcataatgatcATAGTACGCGCTTATCGCTTGCCGCTTGGATTATCTACTGAGAAGCCCCTCGGAATTCagaggatttgatcacgtgacaaactaacttcatatcccggtgaactttttaaatttgctgtttatttcttatggACGACGGACTCAATTCACttgtgattttcataaaaatttaatatgagTTAGAGTTACTGAGGATATATAAAAATtagggatgtcaacgagtacccggttaaccgggtactcgatcgAACGTCCGAGTATCGAATACTAAAATCAGTACTCGGTTACTCggttgtatatatttttttatatttctaagtttatttaataatgcattaaaacatcggttttaaaacttaaaatgtcaaTTGCACTTGTACATACAGTAATTAGGATTTCCTACGCCTCTAAATATGCTAAATGACCGTTATCGCCTGTGGCAGtgtttatatagtaattatCGTGACAAAGCACCTGTTACCTAGCTTTTCTCACCTTTGGCTGTCTTCTACCCTATTTTTGGCTtacttaaatgattttttttcactgaacatCGTTTATAATTATAGTCTGTTATATAAATTGAATAGCACACAGTAGAGAAATTGAGCAGACCTAAAATGCCGCCACCGACTTCAAAGGtctgcaaatattttaaaagaactgaaGATTTAAAATACGTAAAATGTCAGCTGTGCGAAGTAAACTTATTCTATACGGGGGTAACGACAAACATGTTAAATCACAAGGttttacagttatcaatgtacttGTTCATATTAATTTACACTTTTatcgagtacccgggtactcgatcggaaaaacgtccgagtaaccgagtactaAAAATTAACCGATTTGACATCcctaataaaaatcaataaaaaaataacgtaAAAATAGAATTAGTTTTTTAGTGGGGACCATTTCAAAAAATGTCCGTGTTACTTCTCTTTTTCAATTGCACACACTGTAATGGGGAAAAGCGATCttgtgagagaaaaaataagttttaagaAATTCTGCAATAGATTTTCTATCCAAATTAAAATATGACacttatttgataattttgacTTCGTTTTGACGGGGCCACATGCCAAAGTACGGTTTGTCGTAATTTTTTCTCCAATTTTTCACGAAAAGTACAGCGCAAACtctaaaaaaatttatgtacattatttaaggattgATGTATGAAACAAAACAACTATCAGAGTTTGCTTGCATTTGTGTATGATAAAATTGAAGCACAGTAGCGGTTTTACTCTATTTTCAATGCAAGTAGTGAAGCGGATCgaaatgtaaatgatttgttCACTTGCTCAAATTCTGTTAACTAATCTATGTAGATGGTTACAATTAACTTGAACTAATATCAAACTCAGTACAGTACTTTACATTCCTTAAAGATATTTGTGCGTGttaaataatgttgaaaaacttatttttatagcattgaatcatgattttttgaagtatacaatCTCacaactgcagcggtgtgtgcatacaaattaattaaatttaaaaaaattattaaaataaaatttgtatgcacacatcgctGTGGTTAAGAGaatgtatactttaaaaaaatcatgatttaatgcttatatttacattttttcaacttCATGCCTTGTCTGcgaatgtgatttataccttaaaattcctatcttatcctcaggataagttcatattaatggaagagccaaaGCATCAGCtgcaagcgtgaactttgattttagcttgtgacgttgcagtttacagcgttcaatgttatgacgtcataataaaactcgtcattttaacctttgagtacccagTGTGCATGACAGTGTTATAACTGCCAtagctttcaacacactttacaagtaaataatatgtaaaatgtaaatatagcatGATAAATTATAGCAAGGTCAGCCACTACGTACTTGCGCTACATGAAGTGTGTATTGATGACGTTGTACAGATATACAATGTGTCATAAGCGATTTTTCATCGACTTTTAGTGATTGTGACGTAATATTGAGATTTCATGTTTGTAACAATTACTCCTTTTAGCTGCGATATATCTGCTCAAATGGAATTGGGTCCGTCGTCCTTAGATAATAGCCCGATCCACATCTGCAACAGTTGTTTCCCTTTGCGGGGTCagcccaaaggtcaaaagggaaaaaaccaaCTTTTTCTCTCTTTATGCAACAAAGTATTTGGGGGTCCTGTTAtgaaatcttttggaatttaattttttccttcAATATGTGTGTTGGCTCACCTTTGGGCAATCAAAAATACACAACGGAAACGgatttctaatgtcaaatgacAAAGTCATAAacctctaaactacaaaggctactgtgagaaatctatcgggttttccccaaaagatGGCGGCCAatggacataacttttgtaaagtgtggattaaTTAATTAGTATTGTGATATCTCTAAAACTAATAAATAGTTAGTGTCTTGGAGCACATGAAATGTTGCCGTTAATTGAAAtgagttttttttctattcaggGGATGTCCTCATCAATAGCTGCAATCTGCTTCACTGTAGCGGACCAAACGACTCCGACAGACGGCGCTGGGCGTACCTCATGTGTTACAACACACGTCACAATAACCCGGTCAAAGTTCATCACCACCCGTGTTATACCCCGCTAAATAAGGTATAGTCATCCTCTCTATataaaaagcaatttcaaaattttaagacCCATCGCATTTTCGTTTAcgtaaagtgattttttttaattcaatccTTGTATATACACGCTTAATCATAATTTACATCCACTAAAAAAAGGTTTTACAAAAGCGTctgtcttttttgtttttgttttttttaaatttttttttaaattgatactGACAAAACCTATAAAATGTAGATCTTACttatttttgagatggttgacacaTTGTTCTTAccatcttttcattttttataaaacacaatGTGTCCgagtatattttaaacatttcacattatgTTCTTGTAGAACTCTTTGTAACTGCTTCAAACGTTTCATGTGT from Crassostrea angulata isolate pt1a10 chromosome 7, ASM2561291v2, whole genome shotgun sequence includes:
- the LOC128156932 gene encoding L-proline trans-4-hydroxylase-like isoform X3, with product MDDSLGREVDLTLWSHPGNDVTGMAARSEKIVNAAEKLLGGKEVYHYHGKLSQKNAKSGGTFLWHQDYGYWYKNGCLFPEMLTFFIALDKCDKGNGCLKVLKGSHKCGRIEHSIVAGQTAADIDRVRELKKKLELIYVELEPGDVLINSCNLLHCSGPNDSDRRRWAYLMCYNTRHNNPVKVHHHPCYTPLNKVSNTAIKECENYTDFGGKKFMNPKEMPSY
- the LOC128156932 gene encoding L-proline trans-4-hydroxylase-like isoform X2; the encoded protein is MSGINFEITEEKLNEYADNGYIIVRKLFDEEEVRKLKKCFEDTEEVVQNKIKLLGGKEVYHYHGKLSQKNAKSGGTFLWHQDYGYWYKNGCLFPEMLTFFIALDKCDKGNGCLKVLKGSHKCGRIEHSIVAGQTAADIDRVRELKKKLELIYVELEPGDVLINSCNLLHCSGPNDSDRRRWAYLMCYNTRHNNPVKVHHHPCYTPLNKVSNTAIKECENYTDFGGKKFMNPKEMPSY